From Schizosaccharomyces pombe strain 972h- genome assembly, chromosome: II, the proteins below share one genomic window:
- the snx41 gene encoding sorting nexin Snx41, with product MDFFEDNNPFSGSDNRSASSAVNVEPKVEPSQHQGSSSVKENAISQPNESFQSRNMFFQKDVDSVVDSALDPNGIVITGAMKAESGSHIVYIIKLQDSEIHHRYSEFASLRVQLSRLYPTCLVPPLPDKHKIMDYLINVTKNQRMSRMLEERKRLLQLFLRRVAQHPILGLSEVFRKFLSRHVSWKEVLHSPPISCLPKDLLKAPPADPSSKENAELYKELPIPSKTLVPRDNYDDVGKNFLMLEDTLQQYSIVAQEESNLFNQIVLSNSKYCLAHSTLGAMFNALSLSESGKLLTALEKVGQANDHTCLASIDFMHNFVIAVIEPLQELSKDAKNMRHIFIFRKMKFIQQVMVEELLTRKKSFLHLLERRERHAARLQQAIGEVDGDVILNRESEATLGVNNAQTSRSTIPEEDPLFNDEESKEPSVPLMGTDQPLENYHDGNGEQTEECLRDLRHNQSQDFETVSQDTSLTSVTVLPRTIRDVFDRIRFVLNGLTDNNVEVSRHNNIGRTAESVTHLTDMLLITTKDVAFVTDRVNFEFQRYQDTHRQDLNRILNRLTDSHIDWANRNLRIWNSVQESLKTYVS from the exons atggatttttttgaagataatAATCCATTCTCTGGCTCTGACAACAGAAGCGCCTCTTCTGCTGTCAATGTAGAGCCAAAAGTTGAGCCATCACAGCACCAGGGCTCTTCATCTGTCAAAGAGAATGCGATTAGCCAACCGAATGAGAGTTTTCAAAGTAGAAACatgttttttcaaaaggaCGTAGATAGTGTTGTTGATTCAGCCCTCGATCCAAACGGAATTGTAATTACTGGAGCTATGAAGGCTGAGAGTGGATCACACATAGTATATATAATCAAACTTCAA GACTCAGAAATACACCATCGATATTCAGAATTTGCTTCTTTGCGCGTACAACTTAGCCGCCTGTATCCTACTTGCTTGGTTCCTCCATTACCTGATAAACATAAAATCATGGATTACTTGATAAACGTCACCAAAAACCAACGAATGTCTCGTATGCtcgaagaaagaaagagattattacaattatttttgagaAGGGTAGCACAACACCCTATTCTGGGCCTTTCAGAAGTTTTTCGAAAATTTCTTAGTCGACATGTATCTTGGAAGGAAGTATTGCATAGTCCTCCTATTAGTTGTCTCCCAAAGGATTTATTGAAAGCCCCACCAGCTGATCCTTCTTCTAAAGAGAATGCTGAGTTATACAAGGAGCTGCCTATTCCCTCTAAAACCCTTGTACCTCGTGACAATTATGACGATGTTGggaaaaattttcttatgCTTGAAGATACGCTACAGCAGTATTCAATAGTAGCACAAGAGGAAtccaatttatttaatcaaattgttttatcAAACTCTAAGTATTGCCTCGCACACTCTACTTTGGGGGCAATGTTTAACGCTCTTTCGTTATCCGAGTCGGGAAAGCTTTTGACAGCACTGGAAAAGGTTGGACAAGCAAATGATCACACATGTCTTGCTAGTATTGACTTTATGCACAACTTTGTAATCGCGGTAATAGAACCGCTTCAGGAGCTTTCAAAAGACGCCAAAAATATGCGTCACATTTTTATCTTTAGAAAGATGAAGTTTATTCAACAGGTAATGGTCGAAGAGCTTCTcacaagaaaaaagagctttcttcatcttttgGAGCGCAGGGAGAGACATGCTGCTCGTCTACAACAGGCTATTGGTGAGGTAGATGGGGACGTAATACTCAATAGGGAATCGGAAGCTACTTTGGGTGTAAATAACGCTCAAACTTCTCGTTCAACTATTCCCGAAGAAGATCCCCTAtttaatgatgaagaaTCAAAAGAGCCGTCGGTTCCCTTGATGGGAACCGATCAGCCCTTGGAAAACTATCATGATGGAAATGGAGAGCAAACGGAAGAGTGTTTGCGGGATTTACGGCACAATCAAAGTCAAGATTTTGAAACAGTATCACAAGATACCTCTTTGACGTCAGTTACTGTTTTACCGCGCACGATTCGTGATGTATTTGATAGAATACGTTTTGTATTGAATGGTCTAACTGATAATAATGTGGAAGTATCGCGACACAACAACATCGGTAGGACCGCAGAAAGCGTTACCCATCTTACGGACATGCTCTTGATTACCACTAAGGATGTCGCATTTGTAACTGACAGAGTAAACTTTGAGTTCCAGCGCTACCAAGACACGCATCGTCAGGATTTAAACAGAATTTTAAACCGTTTGACCGATAGTCATATAGATTGGGCCAACCGGAACTTGCGAATCTGGAATTCCGTACAAGAATCATTGAAAACATATGTATCATAA
- the nop14 gene encoding U3 snoRNP protein Nop14 gives MGKNGSQLKNLKSSIRQANLGTRPNNKKSRTRSTESHEDRQAKVQKIQSDFNLFDRQFTKRKFDVGGRRVKGTEGKPGVSRGVGEELRRRTIGAELKKRNRSGAIIDRRFGENNPHLSVEEKMLERFSREQQRRSKRELYNLDAEDVLTHGNRPLSDIDSFEEPGFGLDEGEELNDEVVRRMHFGGFEDSDAENEKEGEGAHKSKREVMSEIIAKSKHYKAERQAEKERYEDEREKLDEQMEDLQSFLSDYKKASRKSGIKTQRPIISDGDARYDSFVREMVFDKRAHPTERTKTEEELAQIEADRLRELEDQRISRMEHYQEDSASEAGSIEDEQATDNVFGFGKGLEQENEEEWNGINEEAEESEDEESVNSDTSFVDDEQLKVEEQPLVGSAIKNEGSEKASLAYTYPCPTSHVEFVQLLKGLDYKDYPTVVSRIRTLHHVKLHPDNKSRLENFSVILLQHILHLTRQPMISMELLEHLTEHLHSLAQQFPSALGISFISVVEGMRKRLAKSYVYPEIKFPEISDLLFFNLTGSIFPTSDKKHIVVSPVMLTMAESLSQSPADSLSDVCKKLYIANLFLKFQSYSHRYVPEVITAVSQALYLLYPNFISIVPGTFALPDSLKEKQNLFAIQDISLDEPQRLSLYELEELPTGLLQSSILFITLNLIEMAIDIYFKEQAFIEIFVPIMDMLQLYSLKKELLSKRLSEKLLSTLQAVSDSIESAKANRKPLALQSHRPLGITSQVPKFEEGYSLDKSSHDIDPERAQLNKLRAQHRDAKKGAIRTLRKDARFIARERRQEQRAKDQAYNEKMRKLENRLQHFDPAV, from the exons ATGGGTAAAAATGGATcacaattaaaaaatttgaaatcgAGTATTCGCCAAGCAAACCTTGGTACTCGtccaaataataaaaagtcGAGAACTAGAAGTACTGAGTCCCATGAAGACCGACAGGCTaaagttcaaaaaattcaatcagAT tttaatttatttgacAGGCAGTTTACAAAACGGAAATTTGATGTTGGTGGTAGACGTGTAAAGGGAACTGAGGGTAAACCCGGAGTTAGTCGGGGTGTTGGAGAGGAACTTCGAAGGAGAACAATTGGGGctgaattgaaaaagaggAATCGTTCTGGAGCTATAATCGATCGACGATTTGGTGAGAACAATCCACATTTATCAGTTGAAGAGAAAATGTTAGAACGATTTAGTCGTGAACAACAGCGTCGTAGCAAAAGAGAGCTTTACAATCTAGATGCAGAAGATGTTTTGACTCATGGTAATAGGCCTTTGTCTGATATAGATTCCTTTGAAGAACCTGGATTTGGACTTGATGAAGGAGAGGAGTTAAACGATGAAGTAGTTCGTCGCATGCATTTTGGCGGATTTGAGGATTCTGATGCCGAAAATGAGAAAGAAGGTGAAGGTGCACATAAATCTAAACGTGAAGTGATGTCGGAAATTATTGCCAAGTCCAAGCATTACAAAGCTGAACGTCAAGCagagaaagaaagataTGAGGACGAAAGAGAAAAACTTGACGAACAGATGGAGGATTTGCAATCCTTTTTGTCGgattataaaaaagcaTCTAGGAAGTCCGGCATAAAAACACAACGACCAATAATTTCAGACGGAGATGCACGTTATGATTCATTTGTCCGTGAAATGGTTTTCGACAAACGCGCGCATCCTACTGAGCGTACTAAGACCGAAGAGGAGCTTGCTCAAATTGAAGCTGATCGTTTGCGTGAATTAGAGGACCAAAGAATTTCTAGAATGGAACATTACCAAGAAGATTCTGCTAGTGAAGCTGGTAGCATCGAAGATGAGCAAGCTACTGATAACGTATTTGGGTTTGGAAAAGGTTTAGAACAGGAAAATGAGGAGGAATGGAATGGAATAAATGAGGAAGCTGAAGAATCGGAAGATGAAGAGTCAGTAAATTCGGACACATCTTTTGTAGATGATGAACAGCTAAAAGTGGAGGAACAACCTTTAGTTGGATCGGCTATAAAAAACGAAGGCTCTGAAAAAGCGTCTTTAGCATATACGTACCCGTGTCCTACTTCTCACGTAGAGTTTGTTCAACTTCTTAAAGGCCTGGATTATAAGGATTATCCAACTGTAGTCTCTCGTATACGTACTTTGCATCATGTTAAGCTGCATCCAGATAACAAATCGCGccttgaaaatttttctgttattttattacaacATATACTTCACTTAACTCGTCAACCTATGATTTCAATGGAGTTATTGGAGCATTTGACTGAGCATCTACACTCTTTGGCACAACAGTTTCCCAGTGCTTTAGGAATATCCTTTATTTCAGTTGTTGAAGGGATGCGCAAACGCCTAGCAAAATCTTATGTGTATCCGGAAATTAAGTTTCCTGAAATTTCTGACTTATTGTTTTTCAATCTGACTGGTTCAATCTTCCCAACTTCAGATAAAAAGCATATTGTTGTAAGTCCTGTTATGCTTACAATGGCAGAGTCTTTGTCCCAATCTCCTGCTGATTCTCTATCAGATGTTTGCAAGAAGCTGTATATTGCCAATTTATTCTTGAAGTTTCAAAGTTACAGCCACCGTTATGTTCCTGAAGTTATAACGGCAGTCTCACAGGCACTTTATTTGCTATACCCCAATTTCATATCTATAGTACCAGGAACATTTGCACTTCCTGATTCTTTGAaggaaaagcaaaatttattcGCCATTCAAGATATATCTCTCGATGAACCTCAAAGGCTAAGCCTATATGAATTAGAAGAGTTACCGACAGGGCTTCTACAGTCttccattttatttataactttaaatttgatagAAATGGCGATtgacatttattttaaggAGCAAGCTTTCattgaaatatttgtaCCCATTATGGACATGTTACAATTGTActctttgaaaaaggaactTTTGAGTAAACGTTTATCggaaaaattattatctACTTTACAGGCTGTTTCCGATTCTATTGAATCAGCTAAAGCAAACCGTAAACCATTGGCTTTACAATCTCATCGTCCTTTAGGAATTACTAGTCAAGTTCCTAAGTTTGAGGAAGGTTATTCTCTTGACAAAAGCTCCCATGATATTGATCCCGAAAGGGCTCAACTCAACAAGTTGCGTGCTCAACACCGCGATGCCAAGAAAGGAGCTATCCGCACTCTCCGCAAGGATGCCAGGTTTATTGCTAGGGAGAGAAGGCAAGAGCAACGTGCTAAGGACCAAGCCTACAATGAGAAAATGCGGAAGTTGGAAAATCGTTTGCAGCATTTTGATCCGGCTGTCTAG
- a CDS encoding serine/threonine protein phosphatase: MAKEALELKNEANKFLKEGHIVQAIDLYTKAIELDSTNAILYSNRSLAHLKSEDYGLAINDASKAIECDPEYAKAYFRRATAHIAIFQPKEAVGDFRKALALAPSDPAARKKLRECEQLVKRIRFQEAIHNTEPPSPLANINIEDMDIPSDYDGVILEKQITKEFVEDMKERFCQGKKLPLKFAYSILRDLKELLEKTPSLIDIPVKGDETLVICGDTHGQYFDLLNIFKLHGPPSPTNKYLFNGDFVDRGSWSTEVAFTLYAYKLLYPDAVFINRGNHETDDMNKVYGFEGECRSKYNERTFNIFSETFSLLPLGSLISDSYLVVHGGLFSDDNVTLDQLRNIDRFSKKQPGQSGLMMEMLWTDPQPAPGRGPSKRGVGLQFGPDVSKRFCEANGLKAVIRSHEVRDQGYEVEHDGYCITVFSAPNYCDSTGNLGAVIKVKEDMELDFHQFEAVPHPNIRPMAYANGLLSGM; this comes from the coding sequence ATGGCTAAAGAAGCATtggaattaaaaaatgaagccAACAAGTTTCTAAAAGAGGGACATATCGTTCAAGCTATAGATTTGTATACAAAAGCCATTGAGCTTGATTCTACAAACGCAATTCTTTACTCCAATAGATCTCTTGCACATTTAAAGTCAGAGGATTATGGTCTGGCAATCAATGATGCTTCCAAAGCTATTGAATGCGACCCCGAATATGCAAAGGCATATTTTCGTCGAGCTACTGCTCATATTGCTATTTTTCAACCCAAAGAGGCTGTCGGTGACTTCCGAAAGGCATTGGCACTAGCACCCAGTGATCCAGCTGCTCGTAAAAAGCTTCGTGAATGTGAGCAATTGGTCAAAAGGATTCGTTTTCAGGAGGCTATTCATAATACTGAACCTCCTTCACCACTTGCGAATATCAACATTGAAGACATGGACATTCCTTCTGACTATGATGGTGTAATATtagaaaagcaaataacGAAAGAGTTTGTTGAAGACATGAAGGAACGCTTTTGCCAAGGTAAAAAACTCCCCCTAAAATTTGCATATAGCATATTGCGAGACTTAAAAGaattacttgaaaaaactCCTTCTTTAATTGACATTCCTGTTAAAGGGGATGAGACATTGGTTATCTGCGGTGACACCCATGGCCAGTATTTTGACTTGttaaacattttcaaacttCATGGTCCTCCAAGCCCTACtaacaaatatttattcaatgGTGACTTTGTCGATCGTGGTTCGTGGTCCACTGAAGTCGCTTTTACTCTTTATGCATATAAGTTATTATATCCGGACGCTGTTTTCATCAATCGCGGTAATCACGAAACTGACGATATGAACAAAGTCTACGGATTCGAAGGTGAATGTCGTAGTAAGTATAATGAGAGGacatttaatattttctcGGAAACTTTTTCTCTGCTACCTCTTGGTTCCCTAATTTCCGATTCTTATCTTGTTGTACATGGTGGCCTATTTTCTGATGATAACGTAACATTAGACCAACTACGAAACATTGATAGATTTAGTAAAAAGCAACCTGGACAATCTGGGTTAATGATGGAAATGCTTTGGACCGATCCACAACCTGCTCCAGGACGAGGACCATCGAAACGTGGGGTGGGTTTACAATTCGGCCCTGATGTTTCAAAACGTTTTTGCGAGGCTAATGGTCTTAAAGCAGTGATCCGTTCTCATGAAGTCAGAGATCAAGGCTACGAAGTTGAGCACGATGGTTATTGTATTACTGTGTTTAGTGCTCCTAATTATTGTGATAGTACCGGAAATCTTGGTGCCGTAATTAAAGTTAAGGAAGACATGGAGTTGGATTTCCACCAATTTGAAGCCGTTCCCCATCCTAACATTCGCCCAATGGCATATGCCAATGGACTGCTAAGTGGTATGTGA
- the pho8 gene encoding alkaline phosphatase — MASERDPLLPVHGEGPESPSRRNWKTWIKHGILLILVLSTVIFFYFFSSHKSKGTNEKPKFVIMMVSDGMGPGSLSMTRSFVETLNDKEGYRLPLDEHLIGSSRTRSSSSLITDSAAGATAFSCANKTYNGAVGVLDNEKPCGTILEAAKEAGYLTGIVVTSRVTDATPASFSAHAANRFMQDLIAEYQVGMGPLGRSVDLLFGGGLCSFLPKSTYRSCRSDNLDLLKYARKKEGFQILLNRTDFDELSNAQLPLLGLFSDYHLSYDIDYQPEVQPKLSEMVETALDVLLNATNEDTSKGFFLLIEGSRIDMASHNNDPIAHVYEVMEYNRAFEIASAFVEKNGGSLISTSDHETGGLTVGRQVSKKYPEYLWKPQVLSLALHSIEYLASAIVNHNQNTLLPYIEQFVLPAIGIPDPNPKQIHDIYVARHNIFNLINVLSDIVSVEAQIGWTTHGHTAVDVNVYGVGEVTEHLRGNMENIEIGQFMEIYLNVSLSDVTEKLKDAPIHGAPDRPSLVETSFSDRLVGFGADLF; from the exons ATGGCATCTGAGCGCGATCCTCTTCTGCCAGTGCATGGCGAGGGTCCGGAGAGCCCTTCTCGTAGAAATTGGAAAACTTGGATAAAACATGGAATTCTGTTAATCCTTGTTTTATCAACcgttatatttttttattttttctcgTCTCATAAGTCCAAAGGGACCAATGAGAAACCAAAATTTGTTATTATGATGGTTTCTGACG gaatgGGACCTGGCTCTTTGTCTATGACTAGATCGTTTGTAGAGACTCTAAACGATAAAGAGGGTTATAGGCTTCCCTTGGATGAGCATTTAATTGGCAGTTCACGGACACGTTCCAGTTCGAGTTTGATTACGGATAGTGCAGCCGGAGCAACCGCATTTTCTTGTGCTAATAAAACCTACAACGGAGCTGTTGGTGTTTTGGATAATGAAAAACCTTGTGGAACTATCTTAGAGGCTGCTAAAGAAGCCGGTTACTTAACCGGAATTGTTGTCACAAGCAGAGTTACCGACGCTACACCTGCCTCTTTCTCTGCTCATGCCGCGAATCGATTCATGCAAGATTTAATTGCTGAGTACCAAGTCGGGATGGGACCTTTGGGAAGGAGTGTTGACTTATTGTTCGGTGGTGGACTTTGTTCATTCTTACCTAAATCTACTTATCGATCATGTAGATCCGATAACTTGgatcttttgaaatatgctaggaaaaaagaaggtttCCAAATTTTGCTTAATAGAACTGACTTTGATGAGCTATCAAACGCTCAATTGCCTTTGCTTGGTTTGTTTTCTGATTATCATCTCAGTTATGATATTGATTATCAGCCTGAAGTGCAACCTAAGCTTTCTGAAATGGTAGAGACGGCTTTGGATGTTTTGCTCAACGCCACTAATGAAGATACATctaaaggattttttttgctcatAGAAGGGAGTAGAATTGACATGGCCTCTCACAACAATGACCCTATCGCTCATGTTTACGAAGTTATGGAATACAACAGGGCCTTTGAAATAGCAAGTGCATTTGTAGAAAAGAATGGAGGATCTTTAATCTCTACATCGGATCATGAAACTGGTGGTTTGACTGTTGGTCGCCAGGTCTCCAAAAAATATCCAGAGTATTTATGGAAGCCGCAAGTCCTATCTCTTGCTCTCCATTCTATTGAATATCTCGCTTCAGCTATCGTGAACCATAACCAAAATACGTTGCTTCCTTATATTGAACAGTTTGTTTTACCCGCAATTGGCATTCCTGACCCTAATCCAAAGCAGATTCATGACATATACGTGGCCCGGcataatatatttaatctTATAAACGTGCTTAGTGATATTGTTAGTGTAGAAGCACAAATTGGCTGGACCACTCACGGCCATACTGCTGTCGATGTAAACGTTTATGGAGTAGGAGAGGTCACTGAACATCTTCGAGGAAATATGGAGAACATTGAAATTGGACAGTTTATGGAGATATACTTAAATGTTTCACTAAGCGATGTAACTGAAAAGCTCAAAGATGCTCCCATACATGGTGCCCCAGATCGACCTAGTTTAGTGGAAACTTCATTTTCCGATCGTCTTGTAGGTTTCGGTGctgatttgttttaa
- the erg26 gene encoding 3 beta-hydroxysteroid dehydrogenase/delta 5-to-4-isomerase — protein sequence MPMNSVLVIGSGFLGGHIIRQLCERENLRIAAFDLFENEKLLHELHGQFTMYTGDLTKQGDIERVFEEFHPRVVIHTASPVHNLARDIYFEVNVDGTANIIKACQKFNVDALVYTSSAGVVFNGADLINVDESQPIPEVHMDAYNESKALAEKQVLEASSESLKTAALRVAGLFGPGDRQLVPGMLSVLKNGQTKFQLGDNLNLFDFTYIENAAYAHLLAMDNLLSSNPTANGQVFFITNGQVIYFWDFARAIWAHAGHVPPYIIKFPRPVGMLLATAAEWVCYFLKKEPGFTRFRVQFSCANRYFNIQKAEDVLKYHPIVDLEEGIRRTLAWMDTEKKH from the coding sequence atgccGATGAATTCCGTGTTAGTTATTGGAAGTGGATTTTTAGGAGGTCATATCATACGGCAGCTGTGCGAACGTGAAAATCTTCGAATTGCTGCATTTGATctctttgaaaatgaaaagttgcTACACGAGCTTCATGGTCAATTCACCATGTATACGGGTGATTTAACGAAACAAGGTGATATTGAGCGTGTTTTTGAGGAATTTCATCCACGCGTAGTTATTCACACTGCTTCACCTGTGCATAACCTTGCTCGTGATATTTACTTTGAAGTGAACGTAGATGGCACAGCGAATATCATCAAAGCATGCCAGAAATTTAATGTTGATGCCCTTGTTTATACTAGTTCCGCAGGTGTAGTTTTCAATGGTGCTGACCTTATCAATGTGGATGAGTCCCAGCCCATCCCAGAAGTTCATATGGATGCCTATAACGAGTCCAAAGCTTTGGCAGAAAAACAAGTCTTGGAGGCAAGTTCTgaatctttaaaaactgCTGCCCTTAGAGTTGCTGGTTTATTTGGTCCAGGTGATCGCCAACTCGTCCCTGGTATGCTTTCTGTTTTAAAGAATGGACAAACCAAATTTCAATTGGGTGATAATTTGaatctttttgattttaccTACATCGAAAACGCTGCCTATGCTCATCTTCTGGCTATGGACAATTTACTTTCTAGTAATCCTACTGCCAATGGCCAAGTCTTTTTCATTACCAATGGACAGGTTATTTACTTTTGGGACTTTGCACGTGCTATTTGGGCACATGCAGGACACGTTCCCCCTTATATCATCAAATTCCCTAGACCGGTGGGTATGCTCTTAGCCACTGCTGCTGAATGGGTTTGTTATTTCTTGAAAAAGGAACCTGGCTTTACACGTTTCCGTGTCCAATTTAGTTGTGCTAACCGTTACTTTAACATTCAAAAGGCAGAAGATGTTTTGAAGTACCATCCCATTGTGGATTTGGAGGAAGGAATTCGTCGTACTTTGGCTTGGATGGATACTgagaaaaaacattaa
- the cbh2 gene encoding CENP-B protein 2, with protein MPPLRRQALTLAEKKAIRKHYFESATKPSQQELISWFEEHFHKKLAQSTVSSILSSKNEFLDNLDAENSQIRRNRQGKYPILENALIDWQTRLQKQDGAITGNAIKKSAAELWRRIPEYSELPIPEFSNGWLEKFKKRCLKHGLKLQGESTSVNQGTYEENMVQIQELISLFDPKDIFNMDETGLCWKLIPNQSPASERVKGITRDKARVTVTICCNATGSEKAPLWVIGYAKSPRAFRQANAHPDSMDFHWRYNGTARMTTSIMEEWLRWFDDLMKGRKVLLILDKFVAHECALENIRNSERKLVNTTVVFLPVNSTEIYHPCGQEIVYAFKSYYRKYWLNYMLEEIRLGKNPSKTMNVLKAVRWMIRSWNVDFEPSIIYNCFLRSGLFQNQQPLTGPSPETIRIAVNLQELIGKYLGDKDIFQIENFINPIEENSADTNDDIVNQVAAQFLDEREFETDEEEEESQYLLSTKDAINAINTLLNFQEQSEDGNVLFTRTLLQFQKVLESRSIV; from the coding sequence ATGCCTCCATTGAGGCGTCAAGCGTTGACTTTagctgaaaaaaaagcaattagaaaacattattttgaGTCAGCAACTAAACCTTCGCAACAAGAGCTTATTAGTTGGTTCGAGGAGCACTTTCATAAAAAGCTAGCACAATCTACCGTTTCGTCAATTCTATCATCAAAGAACGAATTTTTAGATAATCTAGACGCAGAAAACTCTCAAATAAGAAGAAACCGCCAAGGAAAATATCCTATCTTAGAAAACGCCCTTATTGACTGGCAAACGAGGTTGCAAAAACAAGACGGAGCAATTACTGGAAACGCCATCAAAAAAAGCGCCGCAGAATTGTGGAGACGTATACCGGAGTACTCTGAGCTTCCGATTCCAGAATTTAGTAACGGTTGGTTAGAGAAGTTCAAAAAGCGTTGTTTAAAACACGGCCTTAAGTTACAGGGTGAATCTACTTCAGTAAATCAAGGAACGTATGAGGAAAACATGGTTCAAATACAGGAATTAATAAGTCTTTTTGATCCAAAAGACATCTTTAATATGGATGAGACGGGGCTATGCTGGAAACTTATTCCCAATCAATCTCCTGCGAGTGAACGAGTAAAAGGAATTACGAGAGATAAGGCTCGTGTCACCGTCACTATTTGTTGTAATGCTACAGGTTCTGAAAAGGCCCCTCTTTGGGTGATTGGATATGCTAAAAGTCCAAGGGCCTTTCGGCAAGCAAATGCTCATCCTGATTCCATGGATTTTCATTGGCGATATAATGGAACCGCTAGGATGACCACTTCCATTATGGAAGAATGGCTTCGTTGGTTTGACGATTTGATGAAGGGTAGGAAAGTTCTACTTATACTGGATAAGTTTGTCGCTCATGAATGCGCTTTGGAAAATATTCGCAATTCCGAGCGAAAGTTGGTAAACACGACTGTTGTTTTCCTTCCTGTAAATTCTACAGAAATTTACCATCCTTGTGGCCAAGAGATAGTCTACGCTTTTAAATCATACTACAGAAAATACTGGCTTAATTACATGCTTGAGGAGATTCGATTGGGAAAGAACCCCAGTAAGACAATGAATGTACTAAAAGCAGTTAGATGGATGATTCGTTCTTGGAACGTTGACTTTGAACCATCTATAATATACAATTGTTTCCTTCGTTCTGggctttttcaaaatcagcAACCACTGACCGGTCCTTCTCCAGAAACCATTAGAATCGCGGTGAATTTGCAAGAATTGATAGGAAAATACCTTGGTGATAAGgatattttccaaatcgaaaattttattaaccctattgaagaaaattctGCTGACACTAATGACGATATCGTTAACCAAGTTGCTGCTCAATTTCTTGATGAACGAGAGTTTGAAACcgatgaagaagaggaagagtCACAGTATTTGTTATCAACAAAGGATGCGATAAATGCCATCAATACTTTACTAAACTTTCAAGAGCAATCGGAAGATGgaaatgttttgtttactcGAACATTACTTCAGTTTCAAAAGGTTTTAGAAAGCAGATCGATTGTGTAA
- the trr1 gene encoding thioredoxin reductase Trr1 codes for MTHNKVVIIGSGPAGHTAAIYLARGELKPVMYEGMLANGIAAGGQLTTTTDVENFPGFPDGINGTTLTENFRAQSLRFGTEIITETVSKLDLSSRPFKYWLEGAEEEEPHTADSVILATGASARRLHITGEDTYWQAGISACAVCDGAVPIYRNKPLAVVGGGDSAAEEAQFLTKYGSKVYVLVRRDKLRASPIMAKRLLANPKVEVLWNTVAEEAQGDGKLLNNLRIKNTNTNEVSDLQVNGLFYAIGHIPATKLVAEQIELDEAGYIKTINGTPRTSIPGFFAAGDVQDKVFRQAITSAGSGCQAALLAMHYLEELEDTD; via the exons A TGACTCACAACAAGGTTGTTATTATTGGGTCTGGTCCCGCCGGCCATACTGCAGCCATCTATCTCGCCCGTGGTGAGCTTAAGCCCGTAATGTACGAAGGTATGCTTGCCAACGGTATTGCTGCTGGTGGTCAGCTTACTACTACCACCGATGTCGAAAACTTTCCTGGTTTTCCCGATGGTATCAATGGTACTACCCTTACTGAAAACTTCCGCGCTCAATCTTTGCGTTTTGGAACTGAAATTATTACCGAGACTGTTTCCAAATTAGATCTTTCTTCTCGCCCTTTCAAGTACTGGTTGGAGGGTgctgaagaggaagagCCTCATACCGCTGACAGCGTTATTTTGGCTACTGGTGCTTCCGCTCGTCGCCTTCACATTACTGGTGAGGATACTTATTGGCAAGCAGGTATATCTGCTTGTGCTGTATGTGATGGTGCCGTTCCCATTTATCGTAACAAGCCTCTTGCTGTCGTTGGTGGTGGTGACTCTGCTGCCGAAGAGGCCCAGTTTTTAACAAAGTATGGTAGCAAAGTTTATGTCCTTGTGCGCCGTGACAAGCTTCGTGCTTCTCCCATTATGGCCAAGCGTCTTTTGGCTAACCCTAAGGTGGAAGTTTTGTGGAACACCGTTGCTGAGGAGGCCCAAGGCGATGGCAAGTTGCTCAATAACCTTCGTATCAAGAATACCAACACGAATGAAGTCTCTGATCTTCAGGTTAACGGACTCTTTTATGCTATTGGACATATCCCTGCTACTAAGTTAGTAGCTGAACAAATTGAGCTTGATGAAGCCGGTTACATTAAAACTATTAATGGAACTCCTCGTACTTCAATTCCTGGCTTTTTTGCCGCTGGTGATGTTCAAGATAAGGTCTTCCGCCAAGCCATCACTTCTGCTGGAAGTGGTTGTCAAGCAGCTTTATTGGCTATGCATTACCTTGAAGAATTGGAAGATACCGATTAG